A region of Catenibacterium mitsuokai DNA encodes the following proteins:
- the tsf gene encoding translation elongation factor Ts — translation MAISAKLVKELREKTGAGMMDCKKALDATNGNIEEAFDWLREKGIAKAAKKADRIAAEGLSAFVIDGNKAALVEVNSETDFVAKNAEFQELVNNVAKTIVTNEPADLDAALKIELDGKDLATAIAEKSGKIGEKLSLRRFVVMTKADNEVFGAYSHMGGKITALVKIADSDEEKARDVAMHVAASAPQFIDRSAIPAEHIAKETEVLKKQALEENAKSAKPKPENIVEKMIAGRLNKELKAICLVDQEFVKNPDLTVAQFLGNGKIVEMARFMVGEGMEHKEEDFAAEVAAQMAAAKK, via the coding sequence ATGGCAATTAGTGCAAAATTAGTAAAAGAATTACGTGAAAAAACTGGTGCAGGTATGATGGACTGTAAAAAGGCTTTAGATGCAACTAACGGTAACATCGAAGAAGCTTTTGACTGGTTAAGAGAAAAAGGTATCGCAAAGGCAGCTAAGAAGGCTGATAGAATTGCAGCTGAAGGTTTATCTGCATTTGTAATTGATGGTAATAAGGCAGCTTTAGTAGAAGTTAACTCAGAAACTGACTTCGTAGCTAAGAATGCTGAATTCCAGGAATTAGTAAACAATGTTGCAAAGACTATCGTTACAAATGAACCAGCTGATTTAGATGCAGCTTTAAAGATTGAATTAGATGGTAAAGACCTTGCTACTGCAATTGCTGAAAAATCAGGTAAGATTGGTGAAAAATTATCTTTAAGAAGATTTGTTGTTATGACTAAGGCTGATAACGAAGTATTCGGTGCTTACTCTCATATGGGTGGTAAGATTACTGCTTTAGTTAAAATTGCTGATAGCGATGAAGAAAAGGCTAGAGATGTTGCTATGCATGTAGCTGCAAGTGCTCCTCAGTTCATTGATAGATCAGCTATCCCAGCAGAACATATTGCTAAGGAAACTGAAGTATTAAAGAAACAGGCTTTAGAAGAAAATGCTAAGTCAGCTAAACCTAAACCAGAAAACATCGTAGAAAAGATGATCGCTGGACGTTTAAATAAAGAATTAAAAGCTATCTGCTTAGTTGACCAGGAATTCGTTAAGAACCCTGATTTAACAGTTGCTCAGTTCTTAGGAAACGGTAAGATTGTTGAAATGGCTAGATTCATGGTTGGTGAAGGTATGGAACACAAAGAAGAAGACTTCGCCGCTGAAGTAGCTGCTCAGATGGCTGCTGCTAAAAAATAA
- the rpsB gene encoding 30S ribosomal protein S2, whose product MPVISMKKLLEVGVHFGHQTKRWNPKMAPYIFTSRNGIYIIDLKKSSDKLDEAYQAMKEIAEKGGKVLFVGTKKQAQEAVQTEAERSGSYFVNSRWLGGTLTNFKTIQKRIKRLIELEKMEEDGSLEQYTKKEAVLLMKEKAKLERNLGGIKEMKKLPNALFVVDPKVEHNAVAEAKILGIPVFGIVDTNCDPDEVDHVIPANDDAIRAVKLIVAAMADAICEAKGEPTTVAFVKDEEEKEVTMNDAVASVEENKNNRGPRYKNGPRRNKAPRTDKTEA is encoded by the coding sequence ATGCCAGTAATTTCAATGAAAAAATTATTAGAAGTTGGTGTTCATTTTGGACATCAGACAAAGAGATGGAACCCAAAAATGGCTCCATACATCTTTACATCAAGAAATGGAATCTATATCATTGACTTAAAGAAGTCTTCAGACAAATTAGATGAAGCTTATCAGGCAATGAAAGAAATCGCTGAAAAGGGCGGTAAGGTTTTATTTGTTGGTACTAAGAAGCAGGCTCAGGAAGCTGTTCAGACTGAAGCTGAAAGATCAGGTTCTTATTTCGTAAATTCTAGATGGTTAGGTGGAACTTTAACAAACTTCAAGACTATCCAGAAGAGAATCAAGAGACTTATTGAACTTGAAAAGATGGAAGAAGACGGAAGCTTAGAACAGTATACTAAGAAAGAAGCAGTTCTTCTTATGAAAGAAAAGGCTAAGTTAGAAAGAAACCTTGGCGGTATCAAAGAAATGAAGAAGTTACCAAACGCTTTATTCGTTGTTGATCCAAAGGTTGAACACAATGCTGTAGCTGAAGCTAAGATTTTAGGTATCCCAGTATTTGGTATCGTTGATACTAACTGTGATCCTGATGAAGTAGATCATGTTATCCCTGCAAACGATGATGCAATCAGAGCTGTTAAGTTAATCGTTGCTGCTATGGCTGATGCTATCTGCGAAGCTAAGGGTGAACCTACTACTGTAGCATTCGTTAAAGACGAAGAAGAAAAAGAAGTAACAATGAACGATGCTGTTGCAAGCGTTGAAGAAAATAAAAACAACAGAGGACCAAGATATAAGAACGGTCCTAGAAGAAATAAAGCTCCAAGAACTGACAAGACTGAAGCATAA
- a CDS encoding rod shape-determining protein MreD, whose amino-acid sequence MKNNQIIKNFLIMFVCYLIDSVINFFIPTNINRSGFTFVPCIGLLMFSLLTVTIHDKSERFFFGAACGLYYSVCYSNSLMVYILIYCAITFVRTYIYRNDNITCFESVVYAGLIITFKEFVIYWLMLISRSTYIGIIQFTTMRFIPTLVMNLIFAPIVYLVYKQFDIHIEPNDFDLKDI is encoded by the coding sequence ATGAAGAATAATCAGATCATCAAGAATTTCCTGATTATGTTTGTATGTTATTTGATTGATAGTGTGATTAATTTCTTTATTCCAACTAATATCAATCGTTCTGGTTTTACATTTGTTCCCTGTATTGGGCTGTTGATGTTTTCATTATTAACTGTTACGATTCATGATAAATCTGAAAGATTTTTCTTTGGAGCAGCATGCGGTCTTTATTATAGTGTATGTTACTCAAATTCATTAATGGTCTATATTCTTATTTATTGTGCTATTACTTTTGTAAGAACATATATTTATAGAAATGACAACATTACATGCTTTGAATCAGTAGTATATGCAGGTCTTATCATTACGTTTAAGGAATTTGTAATATATTGGTTGATGCTTATTTCGCGTTCAACTTATATTGGTATCATTCAGTTTACAACAATGAGATTTATTCCTACATTAGTTATGAATCTCATATTTGCGCCAATAGTATATCTTGTATATAAACAATTTGATATCCATATTGAACCAAATGATTTTGACTTGAAAGATATTTAA
- the mreC gene encoding rod shape-determining protein MreC: MSLYKKKKNKHTRRMIIITIVLIITSVYALVSGITELPFSSVFQDTVANAEYYIIKAPVKYVKNVFAEYHDLKLVYRENKKLKRSLDNYASELAMNEVLSNELSEIKKITNIESLPTDYKVKYTTIIERDAESWSNQVKIDMGTNSKIKKGMAVITSKGMIGTVTKVGTISSTVTLLCSENNSVQLPVMIVDGNNTYYGLLNGYNVKSGTYKISLLSTVDKIQKGLNVTTSGLGGKGKSPRGILVGKVVGFNAGNDASGKYVTVKPSVNYDTLNYVAVVQRVN, from the coding sequence ATGTCATTGTATAAAAAGAAGAAAAACAAGCATACAAGAAGAATGATTATCATTACTATAGTATTGATTATTACATCTGTTTATGCTCTTGTTTCAGGTATTACTGAACTACCATTTTCAAGTGTATTTCAGGATACAGTTGCGAATGCTGAATATTATATTATTAAGGCACCAGTAAAATATGTAAAGAATGTCTTTGCTGAGTATCATGATCTAAAACTTGTTTATCGTGAAAATAAGAAATTAAAGCGTTCACTTGACAATTATGCAAGTGAGCTTGCGATGAATGAAGTATTATCAAATGAATTGTCAGAAATAAAGAAAATTACAAATATTGAATCTTTACCTACTGACTATAAAGTAAAATATACAACAATTATTGAAAGAGATGCTGAATCATGGAGTAACCAAGTGAAGATTGATATGGGAACTAATTCTAAGATCAAGAAAGGCATGGCTGTTATTACGTCTAAAGGAATGATTGGAACAGTTACTAAAGTAGGCACTATTTCTTCTACTGTGACATTGCTTTGTTCAGAAAATAACAGTGTTCAGCTTCCAGTGATGATTGTGGATGGCAATAATACCTATTATGGTTTATTAAATGGCTATAATGTAAAATCTGGAACTTATAAAATCTCTTTATTATCTACAGTGGATAAGATTCAAAAGGGATTAAATGTAACTACTAGTGGGTTGGGAGGAAAAGGAAAGTCTCCTAGAGGTATCTTAGTAGGCAAAGTGGTAGGATTTAATGCTGGCAATGATGCGAGTGGTAAATATGTTACTGTTAAGCCATCTGTTAACTATGATACATTAAACTATGTAGCAGTTGTGCAGAGGGTTAATTAA
- the radC gene encoding RadC family protein, protein MIKGLEQSSQPREKALLNGIESLTDEELLALLLRTGNKEQSVLDLSSTILREIHGMNGFHTITFAKLLSFKGINKAKAIGIMAALEFSKRINIHTNINEVYDNPTKVFYHLETKMSHLSQEHFLIMILDNHNRLIAEKTLFIGSVNMSIVSAREIFREALAFNGVSIICVHNHPSGDAHPSSEDISMTQKLVDLGKMMNVDIVDHIIIGRNQYYSFKAEKVYSSIL, encoded by the coding sequence ATGATCAAGGGACTTGAACAGTCTTCTCAGCCTAGAGAAAAAGCACTCTTGAATGGTATAGAATCATTGACCGATGAAGAACTTCTTGCATTATTATTAAGAACTGGCAACAAAGAGCAGTCGGTTTTAGATTTATCTTCTACAATACTAAGAGAAATACATGGTATGAATGGGTTTCATACTATTACGTTTGCGAAATTATTATCTTTTAAAGGAATTAATAAAGCCAAGGCCATAGGAATTATGGCAGCATTAGAATTCTCTAAGAGAATTAATATTCATACAAATATAAATGAAGTGTATGATAATCCTACAAAAGTCTTTTATCACTTAGAAACGAAGATGTCTCATTTATCACAGGAACATTTTTTGATTATGATTTTAGATAATCATAATCGTTTAATTGCTGAAAAAACATTATTTATCGGTAGTGTCAATATGTCCATAGTATCGGCAAGAGAAATTTTTAGAGAAGCTCTCGCTTTTAATGGTGTCAGTATCATCTGTGTTCATAATCATCCATCAGGTGATGCGCATCCGTCAAGTGAGGATATTAGTATGACACAGAAGCTAGTAGATTTAGGAAAGATGATGAATGTGGATATTGTAGACCATATCATAATAGGTAGAAATCAATATTATAGCTTTAAGGCAGAGAAGGTCTATTCTTCAATCTTATAA
- a CDS encoding RNA-guided endonuclease InsQ/TnpB family protein, giving the protein MLKSFKTEINPTEEQKVKIRKTIGTCRFIYNFYLAHNKELHESGKKYMSSSQFRVWLNNEYLPSHPEYSWIKESYSKSVTQAVNNAQIALKRFLNHESGFPNFKKKGRSDVKMYFVRNNAKDCLCERHRIKIPSLGWVRIKEKGYIPTTKDGYVIKSGHVSIKADRYYVSVLIEIPDRRTANNSSKGIGIDLGIKDFVSASNGKNL; this is encoded by the coding sequence TTGCTGAAGAGCTTCAAGACGGAAATAAATCCGACAGAAGAGCAGAAAGTCAAAATTCGTAAAACAATAGGTACTTGCAGATTTATCTATAACTTCTACCTTGCTCATAATAAGGAGCTTCATGAAAGTGGCAAAAAGTATATGAGCAGCAGCCAGTTTAGAGTATGGCTTAACAATGAGTATCTTCCGAGCCATCCAGAATATTCCTGGATCAAGGAATCTTATTCTAAATCGGTAACACAAGCAGTAAATAACGCACAGATCGCACTTAAAAGATTCTTGAATCATGAAAGCGGCTTTCCAAATTTTAAAAAGAAAGGCAGATCTGATGTGAAAATGTATTTTGTAAGGAATAACGCAAAAGATTGCCTTTGCGAAAGACACAGAATCAAGATTCCGTCACTTGGTTGGGTCCGTATCAAAGAGAAAGGATATATTCCCACAACAAAGGATGGATACGTAATTAAAAGCGGTCATGTCTCAATAAAAGCTGACAGATACTATGTATCAGTTCTTATAGAAATCCCAGATAGAAGGACAGCCAATAATTCCAGTAAAGGAATTGGCATTGACCTTGGAATAAAGGATTTTGTGAGTGCCTCTAATGGAAAAAACTTATAA
- a CDS encoding transposase: protein MLNTFMREDSSIQYHCNELRVRLDLNKFAFTINGAIAQRTDKIEKIKYLERRLIKEKISLSRKEENSNNSKKNQAKIQKILNKIDNIYSDYINKCIWEIVKRCPRCVVVEELKTANNTTISRKNVEFKKKLKVKCRVYGIMLRLQ, encoded by the coding sequence ATGTTGAATACATTTATGAGAGAAGATAGTTCAATACAGTATCATTGTAATGAATTAAGGGTTAGACTAGATTTAAATAAATTTGCATTTACAATTAATGGGGCAATCGCGCAAAGAACGGATAAAATAGAAAAAATTAAGTATTTAGAAAGACGCTTGATTAAAGAAAAAATTAGTCTTTCAAGAAAGGAAGAAAATTCAAATAACAGTAAAAAGAATCAAGCAAAGATACAAAAGATCCTCAATAAGATTGATAATATCTACTCTGATTATATTAATAAGTGTATATGGGAAATAGTGAAAAGATGCCCAAGATGTGTTGTAGTAGAGGAATTGAAGACAGCTAATAATACAACTATATCTAGAAAGAATGTTGAATTCAAAAAGAAACTAAAGGTAAAATGTAGAGTCTATGGAATTATGCTGAGATTGCAGTAA